A stretch of Spodoptera frugiperda isolate SF20-4 chromosome 6, AGI-APGP_CSIRO_Sfru_2.0, whole genome shotgun sequence DNA encodes these proteins:
- the LOC118267564 gene encoding leukocyte surface antigen CD53, which produces MGCGEFLVKYILFFANLVFALAGLTLLGLGIAVQLQSTDIVQIADYNIQIAPITSMIVGGIVFFIAFFGCCGAIRESNCMLVTYSIFMLLLMIIKLTLAILIFVKLDDVVSKVPLWLNEAFKQDQVSFQAIEKTFTCCGPDGYSSYVGRDLSPTCCATPPCTSLTAYGGCNTHVQQFFQTFGLAIGSVMIVIVSLELVAAVFGLCLANTVRNKSRRARY; this is translated from the exons TTGGCTGGTTTGACGCTCCTCGGGCTGGGCATAGCGGTGCAGCTGCAGTCCACAGACATCGTGCAGATAGCAGACTACAACATACAAATAGCTCCCATCACGTCCATGATAGTGGGAGGCATCGTCTTCTTCATCGCCTTCTTCGGATGCTGCGGAGCCATCAGGGAGAGCAACTGCATGCTGGTTACT TACTCCATCTTTATGCTGCTGCTGATGATCATCAAACTGACGCTGGCTATCTTGATCTTCGTGAAGTTGGACGACGTCGTGTCCAAGGTCCCCTTGTGGCTCAATGAGGCCTTCAAACAGGACCAAGTTTCCTTCCAGGCTATTGAAAAAACA TTCACTTGCTGTGGTCCTGATGGTTACTCCTCATATGTCGGCCGCGACCTGTCCCCCACCTGCTGTGCGACCCCTCCCTGCACCTCCCTCACTGCCTACGGCGGCTGCAACACGCATGTGCAACAGTTCTTCCAAACCTTCGGCCTCGCTATCGGAAGCGTCATGATAGTCATCGTCTCCTTAGAG TTGGTGGCTGCAGTGTTCGGGCTGTGTCTGGCCAACACGGTCCGCAACAAGAGCAGGAGAGCTCGCTACTAA
- the LOC118267565 gene encoding uncharacterized protein LOC118267565 isoform X2 yields MRLHALLLVAVAVLHARAASIPVAETEKKLIDIVPDNLDKLPENTSSEQELIDQANSVNDVDNKLRVKPENIPVEVVVENVEPALKNDDESDEEIVRPTPDLRNPGPPQRQEHETQNPEYYASEQETVLLFKQSVNDVQNAVRQGFQGIADGIQNVLQGNNEPIQTLHQSIQSLRDGFAAQMDKLNGTIQNYLNSERPTSDQPAVEQTKAGFHQIEKGLFKLRSDFTKGVNYFADGVGLVASLRAENQAANPSTGASPAPAPTPAPVLPMFQYLQNFQAAVGGTLQNFTETINKIAQNAGWNNPFNQASATPAAGAAQPAQPAQPAQPAPAAPQGAQSDTPVTPVASNPAPQWPNIQDLWSNFVSSGQNAGIFPKPGQFGSGSGPVANYFQTGYNNLVSMFQSRPGQAPQGTQPAASTQPAPAPQPETAAKPEETASKPEETAEPAKPAETPASSTQADAAAPVGPIRQMLQNNPITKGITGAVQKLQNLNNPEKPRESEVEKKPEEVPVESKPKKGGPNTVAAWGVFINGLIATISAVINGTATTVSTAVNSAINTVGANIQGVITTTATAAAAAAG; encoded by the exons ATGCGACTACACGCGCTCCTCCTGGTCGCCGTGGCCGTGCTGCACGCGCGCGCCGCCTCCATACCTGTAGCCGAAACCGAAAAGAAATTGATTGACATTGTACCCGATAATTTAGACAAATTACCGGAAAATACATCCAGCGAACAAGAACTTATCGACCAGGCGAACTCGGTCAACGATGTTGATAACAAGCTACGTGTGAAACCAGAAAATATTCCCGTGGAAGTGGTGGTTGAGAACGTAGAGCCCGCATTAAAAAATGACGATGAATCGGATGAAGAAATAGTGAGACCCACCCCAGATTTGAGGAACCCTGGCCCACCTCAACGCCAGGAACATGAGACCCAAAACCCCGAGTATTATGCTTCGGAACAAGAAACAGTGTTGCTTTTCAAACAAAGTGTCAATGATGTACAGAATGCCGTAAGACAAGGATTCCAAGGAATTGCTGATGGCATCCAAAATGTGCTGCAAGGCAACAATGAGCCCATCCAAACGCTGCATCAGAGTATTCAGTCTTTACGCGACGGGTTCGCTGCTCAGATGGACAAGCTTAACGGCACTATTCAAAACTACTTAAACTCAGAGAGACCAACTTCAGATCAGCCTGCCGTAGAACAGACTAAAGCTGGCTTCCATCAAATTGAAAAAGGTTTGTTTAAACTCAGAAGCGACTTCACTAAGGGTGTGAACTATTTTGCTGACGGCGTGGGATTAGTAGCCTCTCTGAGGGCTGAAAATCAAGCAGCTAACCCAAGTACTGGAGCATCCCCTGCCCCGGCCCCGACACCAGCTCCCGTACTTCCAATGTTCCAATACTTGCAGAATTTCCAAGCTGCGGTAGGTGGTACTTTGCAAAATTTCACAGAAACCATCAATAAAATTGCACAGAATGCCGGATGGAACAATCCTTTCAATCAGGCTTCCGCAACTCCCGCGGCAGGAGCTGCCCAACCTGCTCAACCTGCTCAACCTGCCCAACCTGCTCCAGCTGCCCCACAAGGAGCTCAGAGCGATACGCCCGTGACACCCGTCGCCTCAAATCCAGCACCACAATGGCCAAATATTCAAGACCTATGGAGTAACTTCGTTAGTTCTGGACAAAACGCAGGTATCTTTCCGAAGCCAGGACAGTTTGGATCTGGAAGTGGTCCAGTAGCAAATTATTTCCAAACTGGTTACAATAATTTAGTCAGCATGTTCCAATCGAGACCTGGTCAAGCTCCTCAAGGAACACAACCTGCAGCCTCCACGCAACCCGCACCAGCTCCACAACCTGAAACGGCAGCTAAGCCCGAGGAAACAGCCAGCAAACCTGAAGAAACGGCAGAACCTGCGAAACCAGCAGAAACTCCAGCGTCTTCCACGCAAGCTGATGCGGCCGCCCCTGTCGGGCCTATCCGGCAGATGCTCCAGAACAACCCCATTACCAAGGGAATCACTGGTGCCGTGCAGAAGTTACAGAATCTCAATAATCCCGAGAAACCGAGAGAATCTGAGGTAGAGAAGAAACCAGAGGAAGTACCAGTTGAATCCAAACCAAAAAAGGGAGGACCAAATACGG TGGCGGCTTGGGGAGTATTCATCAATGGTCTTATAGCCACTATAAGTGCCGTAATAAATGGTACCGCGACCACTGTCAGCACGGCAGTGAACAGTGCTATAAATACTGTCGGTGCCAATATCCAG GGGGTAATAACGACGACAgcaacagcagcagcagcagcagcgggGTAG
- the LOC118267565 gene encoding serine/threonine-protein kinase pakB isoform X1: MRLHALLLVAVAVLHARAASIPVAETEKKLIDIVPDNLDKLPENTSSEQELIDQANSVNDVDNKLRVKPENIPVEVVVENVEPALKNDDESDEEIVRPTPDLRNPGPPQRQEHETQNPEYYASEQETVLLFKQSVNDVQNAVRQGFQGIADGIQNVLQGNNEPIQTLHQSIQSLRDGFAAQMDKLNGTIQNYLNSERPTSDQPAVEQTKAGFHQIEKGLFKLRSDFTKGVNYFADGVGLVASLRAENQAANPSTGASPAPAPTPAPVLPMFQYLQNFQAAVGGTLQNFTETINKIAQNAGWNNPFNQASATPAAGAAQPAQPAQPAQPAPAAPQGAQSDTPVTPVASNPAPQWPNIQDLWSNFVSSGQNAGIFPKPGQFGSGSGPVANYFQTGYNNLVSMFQSRPGQAPQGTQPAASTQPAPAPQPETAAKPEETASKPEETAEPAKPAETPASSTQADAAAPVGPIRQMLQNNPITKGITGAVQKLQNLNNPEKPRESEVEKKPEEVPVESKPKKGGPNTGGNNDDSNSSSSSSGVVQEEKKEVQQEEKVPEQVSEVKPSEDPVKEVKAEEVADKTE, encoded by the exons ATGCGACTACACGCGCTCCTCCTGGTCGCCGTGGCCGTGCTGCACGCGCGCGCCGCCTCCATACCTGTAGCCGAAACCGAAAAGAAATTGATTGACATTGTACCCGATAATTTAGACAAATTACCGGAAAATACATCCAGCGAACAAGAACTTATCGACCAGGCGAACTCGGTCAACGATGTTGATAACAAGCTACGTGTGAAACCAGAAAATATTCCCGTGGAAGTGGTGGTTGAGAACGTAGAGCCCGCATTAAAAAATGACGATGAATCGGATGAAGAAATAGTGAGACCCACCCCAGATTTGAGGAACCCTGGCCCACCTCAACGCCAGGAACATGAGACCCAAAACCCCGAGTATTATGCTTCGGAACAAGAAACAGTGTTGCTTTTCAAACAAAGTGTCAATGATGTACAGAATGCCGTAAGACAAGGATTCCAAGGAATTGCTGATGGCATCCAAAATGTGCTGCAAGGCAACAATGAGCCCATCCAAACGCTGCATCAGAGTATTCAGTCTTTACGCGACGGGTTCGCTGCTCAGATGGACAAGCTTAACGGCACTATTCAAAACTACTTAAACTCAGAGAGACCAACTTCAGATCAGCCTGCCGTAGAACAGACTAAAGCTGGCTTCCATCAAATTGAAAAAGGTTTGTTTAAACTCAGAAGCGACTTCACTAAGGGTGTGAACTATTTTGCTGACGGCGTGGGATTAGTAGCCTCTCTGAGGGCTGAAAATCAAGCAGCTAACCCAAGTACTGGAGCATCCCCTGCCCCGGCCCCGACACCAGCTCCCGTACTTCCAATGTTCCAATACTTGCAGAATTTCCAAGCTGCGGTAGGTGGTACTTTGCAAAATTTCACAGAAACCATCAATAAAATTGCACAGAATGCCGGATGGAACAATCCTTTCAATCAGGCTTCCGCAACTCCCGCGGCAGGAGCTGCCCAACCTGCTCAACCTGCTCAACCTGCCCAACCTGCTCCAGCTGCCCCACAAGGAGCTCAGAGCGATACGCCCGTGACACCCGTCGCCTCAAATCCAGCACCACAATGGCCAAATATTCAAGACCTATGGAGTAACTTCGTTAGTTCTGGACAAAACGCAGGTATCTTTCCGAAGCCAGGACAGTTTGGATCTGGAAGTGGTCCAGTAGCAAATTATTTCCAAACTGGTTACAATAATTTAGTCAGCATGTTCCAATCGAGACCTGGTCAAGCTCCTCAAGGAACACAACCTGCAGCCTCCACGCAACCCGCACCAGCTCCACAACCTGAAACGGCAGCTAAGCCCGAGGAAACAGCCAGCAAACCTGAAGAAACGGCAGAACCTGCGAAACCAGCAGAAACTCCAGCGTCTTCCACGCAAGCTGATGCGGCCGCCCCTGTCGGGCCTATCCGGCAGATGCTCCAGAACAACCCCATTACCAAGGGAATCACTGGTGCCGTGCAGAAGTTACAGAATCTCAATAATCCCGAGAAACCGAGAGAATCTGAGGTAGAGAAGAAACCAGAGGAAGTACCAGTTGAATCCAAACCAAAAAAGGGAGGACCAAATACGG GGGGTAATAACGACGACAgcaacagcagcagcagcagcagcgggGTAGTACAAGAAGAGAAGAAAGAAGTGCAACAAGAAGAGAAAGTCCCAGAACAGGTCTCAGAAGTAAAACCTTCAGAAGACCCAGTTAAAGAAGTAAAGGCCGAGGAGGTCGCCGACAAGACTGAATAA